A single region of the Microcella sp. genome encodes:
- a CDS encoding energy-coupling factor transporter transmembrane protein EcfT, which translates to MTTLYLERTSAVHRLNPVTKLVALLAIIAIVFAVPQWWVPLAIVVLVVVPAAALARVGGRLFRLFLILLLPLLVVLFIVQGFFFPDATTVLWQWGPARLSVEGLVFSLTIGSRLSALVLGALVFVLTTHPARLMTALTQAGMSPKIAYVISASLQIIPAFQERARSILLAQQARGLEIVGGPIRRARALLPLIGPLVLGMITDVDERSTAMEARAFGATPRPTSLTVVDDPIAERIGRWLLAATAAAVIVLVVLGVIA; encoded by the coding sequence GTGACGACCCTCTATCTCGAGCGCACCTCTGCGGTGCATCGCCTCAACCCGGTGACGAAGTTGGTGGCGCTGCTCGCCATCATCGCCATCGTGTTCGCGGTGCCGCAGTGGTGGGTTCCGCTCGCGATCGTGGTGCTCGTCGTGGTGCCTGCCGCCGCACTCGCCCGAGTCGGCGGCAGGCTCTTCCGGCTGTTCCTGATTCTGCTGCTGCCCCTGCTCGTGGTGCTGTTCATCGTGCAGGGCTTCTTCTTCCCAGACGCGACGACGGTGCTGTGGCAGTGGGGGCCGGCCCGGCTCTCGGTCGAGGGCCTCGTGTTCTCGCTCACGATCGGCTCCAGGCTGAGTGCGCTCGTGCTCGGCGCGCTCGTCTTCGTGCTGACCACGCACCCTGCCCGACTGATGACCGCGCTCACGCAGGCGGGCATGAGCCCCAAGATCGCCTACGTCATCAGCGCGAGCCTGCAGATCATTCCGGCGTTTCAAGAGCGTGCGCGCAGCATCCTGCTCGCCCAGCAGGCCAGGGGCCTTGAGATCGTCGGCGGACCGATTCGCCGTGCCCGCGCCCTGCTGCCGCTCATCGGCCCGCTCGTGCTGGGCATGATCACCGACGTCGACGAGAGGTCGACCGCGATGGAGGCTCGCGCGTTCGGCGCCACGCCGCGGCCCACGAGCCTGACCGTCGTCGACGACCCGATCGCCGAGCGCATCGGCCGGTGGCTGCTCGCCGCGACCGCTGCCGCCGTCATCGTACTCGTGGTGCTGGGGGTGATCGCGTGA
- a CDS encoding energy-coupling factor ABC transporter ATP-binding protein gives MIELRGVAYAYEDAPAFTLAHLDLDVAAGSITGIVGASGSGKTTLAKIIAGFIPATEGGTYRGTASVAGRVLADGTLSEAVDVVGLVTQNPFNQISGARFTVREEIAFGLENRSVERAEMIERVDAVADTLGLGPLLDRSPYALSGGQMQLVAIASMVVMAPTVLVMDEPTSQLDPAGTRMVYDVLERLSEAGTTVVIIEHKTELLHEHCDAIAVLAGGRIVLTGSPGTVFADDRLSSWGVGQTRITRAAREARDRGLLAPATALPVSVSDAVAVFGDEGSGR, from the coding sequence GTGATCGAACTGCGCGGCGTCGCCTACGCCTACGAAGACGCGCCGGCGTTCACGCTCGCGCACCTCGACCTCGACGTCGCCGCCGGCTCGATCACTGGCATCGTCGGAGCCTCGGGCAGCGGCAAGACGACGCTCGCGAAGATCATCGCCGGGTTCATTCCCGCGACCGAGGGCGGCACCTACCGGGGCACCGCGAGCGTCGCGGGCCGCGTGCTTGCCGATGGCACGCTGAGCGAAGCGGTCGACGTCGTCGGGCTCGTCACCCAGAACCCCTTCAACCAGATCTCGGGCGCCCGCTTCACGGTGCGCGAAGAGATCGCGTTCGGCCTCGAGAACCGCTCGGTCGAGCGCGCAGAGATGATCGAGAGAGTGGATGCTGTGGCCGACACCCTCGGGCTCGGCCCGCTGCTCGACCGCTCGCCCTACGCGCTCTCGGGCGGGCAGATGCAGCTCGTGGCGATCGCGTCGATGGTCGTCATGGCTCCGACCGTGCTCGTCATGGACGAACCCACCTCGCAGCTCGACCCCGCCGGCACCCGCATGGTCTACGACGTGCTCGAGCGGCTGAGCGAGGCCGGAACGACCGTGGTGATCATCGAGCACAAGACCGAGCTGCTGCACGAGCACTGCGACGCCATCGCCGTGCTCGCGGGCGGGCGCATCGTGCTCACGGGCAGCCCCGGCACCGTCTTCGCCGACGACAGGCTGAGCTCGTGGGGGGTCGGGCAGACGCGCATCACGCGAGCGGCGCGCGAGGCGCGCGACCGCGGGCTGCTCGCGCCGGCAACGGCACTGCCCGTGAGCGTGAGCGACGCGGTCGCGGTGTTCGGCGACGAAGGGTCGGGGCGATGA
- a CDS encoding energy-coupling factor ABC transporter ATP-binding protein: MSERHDLTVQISGLRHTYESGVEAVAGVDLTIAPAERLAIVGQNGAGKTTLVRHLNGMVRPTEGTVQIGDWNTADKSIAELSHRVGYVFQNPDEQIFARTVSADVAFGPKNLGVDDDEVTARVADALDAVGLAHEADAHPHHLSLSERKRVAIAAVLAMQAPIVVLDEPTTGQDEAGVHLISRIIDDLAARGRTVVAITHDMDFCVENFDRVVVMARGTVRADGRAAEVFAGREALEAAAVEPPQLARLARALGWREAPVDPVQFVDALERRRRA; encoded by the coding sequence ATGAGCGAGCGGCACGATCTGACCGTGCAGATCTCGGGGCTGCGCCACACCTACGAGAGCGGAGTCGAAGCGGTCGCCGGCGTCGACCTGACCATCGCGCCCGCTGAGCGACTGGCCATCGTCGGCCAGAACGGCGCGGGCAAGACCACGCTGGTTCGGCACCTCAACGGCATGGTGCGCCCCACCGAGGGCACCGTGCAGATCGGCGACTGGAACACCGCAGACAAGTCGATCGCCGAACTGTCACACCGCGTCGGCTACGTCTTTCAGAACCCCGACGAGCAGATCTTCGCTCGCACGGTCAGCGCCGACGTGGCCTTCGGGCCGAAGAACCTGGGGGTCGACGACGACGAGGTCACCGCCCGAGTCGCCGACGCCCTCGACGCGGTCGGCCTGGCCCACGAGGCAGACGCGCACCCGCACCACTTGTCGCTGAGCGAGCGCAAGCGCGTCGCCATCGCCGCCGTGCTCGCCATGCAGGCGCCGATCGTCGTGCTCGACGAGCCCACGACGGGGCAAGACGAGGCCGGCGTGCACCTGATCTCGCGCATCATCGACGACCTCGCCGCGCGCGGGCGCACCGTCGTGGCGATCACGCACGACATGGATTTCTGCGTCGAGAACTTCGACCGCGTCGTCGTTATGGCCCGCGGCACGGTGCGCGCCGACGGTCGTGCCGCCGAGGTGTTCGCGGGCCGTGAGGCGCTCGAGGCCGCCGCCGTCGAACCGCCGCAGCTCGCGAGGCTCGCACGCGCACTCGGCTGGCGCGAAGCACCCGTCGACCCCGTGCAGTTCGTCGACGCGCTCGAGCGGCGCAGGAGAGCCTGA